Proteins encoded by one window of Bauldia sp.:
- a CDS encoding fasciclin domain-containing protein, translating into MSHSSPVRTAAAAVIFAAAALSVAPLASLAAEMTVDVGGAAMYPSKNIIENAVNSKDHTTLVAAVKAAGLVDTLEGAGPFTVFAPTNEAFAALPAGTVDTLLMPANKADLVKVLTYHVVPGHISVADMMAKTMGGKTYTLTTVQGEKLTVEAKGNKIRLIDAMGNAAEITIGDVNQSNGVIQVINKVLLPT; encoded by the coding sequence ATGTCGCATTCCTCGCCTGTCCGCACCGCCGCTGCTGCCGTTATTTTCGCCGCCGCGGCGCTCTCGGTCGCTCCGCTTGCTTCGCTCGCCGCCGAGATGACCGTCGATGTCGGCGGGGCGGCGATGTATCCGTCCAAGAACATCATCGAGAACGCCGTCAACTCGAAGGACCACACGACGCTGGTCGCGGCCGTCAAGGCCGCCGGCCTCGTCGATACGCTGGAAGGCGCCGGCCCGTTCACCGTATTCGCGCCGACCAACGAAGCCTTCGCGGCGCTGCCGGCGGGCACGGTCGACACGCTGCTGATGCCGGCCAACAAGGCCGACCTCGTCAAGGTGCTGACCTACCACGTCGTGCCCGGCCACATCTCGGTCGCCGACATGATGGCGAAGACGATGGGCGGCAAGACCTACACGCTGACCACGGTGCAGGGCGAGAAGCTCACCGTCGAGGCGAAGGGCAACAAGATCCGGCTGATCGACGCGATGGGTAATGCCGCCGAGATCACCATCGGCGACGTTAACCAGTCGAACGGCGTCATCCAGGTCATCAACAAGGTGCTGCTGCCGACCTGA